The Anaerobacillus alkaliphilus genome window below encodes:
- the fdh gene encoding formate dehydrogenase: protein MITRRDFLKRTGAVTAGATIAAVGGINVKPVQAQVTKIKLQAKEGRQVPSVCPYCSVGCGMIITESEGKIINIEGNPDSPLNLGSLCPKGAAAFQLAVNDERPQKVLYRAPHATTWETKPLDWAMERIAQKVKEDRDNSFIESQDGKLVNVNPALASLGGSTLENEWNYIHAKLMRGIGVVNVENHARIUHSSTVPGLGATYGRGGATSTARDLQDADCIVIMGSNFAENHPVAFRFVLRARDKGARVIHIDPRFTRTSAMSSEYVPMRSGTDIVFLGALINYALQNDKYFKEYVVNYTNASFIVKDEFKDTEDLDGIFSGFDPEKKSYDNSSWAYERDEVVMPEGEPANLSERLAREKLVGRPKRDESLQHPRSVFQIMKKHYSRYTPEMVEDICGTSKEEFLMVAETVTANSNPERTTSFCYAMGWTQHTYGVQCIRAGAILQGLLGNMGRPGGGILALRGHANVQGATDLSTLWNSLPGYLDMPAKARPHDTLEDFLRAQMRPTSFWQNYPKYLISLLKAWYGDAATPANNFGYDAIPKTLGNHSHYKMFEDAYNGIIKGMIIMGQNPAVGGQNASFHRKALANLDWLVVKDPFLIETATFWYEAPEVKNGTVKAEDIGTEVFYLPSSVFAETEGSFTNTSRIIQTKEKAADPPGDCRSDLWFTYELGKRLKELYKDSTAKHDWGIKNLTWDYEPDVNPRFKIQEPSEHKIIKEINGYDVATGAPLGGFGALQDDGSTACGCWIYTGVLPEEDVNRGANRQGDDYQSLDWGFAWPANRRNLYNRASARPDGQPWSERKKYVWWDAAEKKWTGYDVPDFAATKAPDTPAVPGGVGLASQSGKDPFLMNPDGVIQLFAPTGLVDGPLPTHYEPPDTPVSGNKLYPKHTHSPTAVIFDKIPNNKVHGANNSDYPFVITTYRVTEHHLSGAMTRWLPWLAELMPELFLEISPELASELGVQNKDFVTVETARGKIEAKALVTKRMRPLKIDGKVVHTVGMPIHWGYSGVSTGSVPNDLSAIVADPNVYIHSSKAFTCNVKKGRLPGGVA, encoded by the coding sequence ATGATTACACGTCGCGACTTTCTGAAGCGTACTGGTGCTGTAACAGCTGGTGCAACAATTGCAGCTGTTGGTGGAATTAACGTAAAACCTGTTCAAGCACAAGTAACAAAAATTAAGCTTCAGGCGAAAGAAGGAAGACAGGTTCCTAGTGTATGTCCATACTGTTCAGTAGGCTGTGGTATGATCATCACTGAATCTGAAGGGAAAATCATCAACATTGAAGGAAACCCTGATAGCCCACTTAATTTAGGTTCTCTATGTCCAAAGGGAGCTGCAGCATTTCAGCTAGCAGTAAACGATGAAAGACCACAAAAGGTTTTATATCGTGCTCCACATGCCACGACTTGGGAAACTAAGCCACTTGACTGGGCAATGGAGCGTATCGCACAAAAGGTCAAAGAAGACCGAGATAACAGCTTTATCGAATCTCAAGATGGTAAGCTTGTAAACGTTAACCCGGCTTTAGCTTCTCTTGGTGGTTCAACATTAGAAAACGAATGGAACTACATTCATGCCAAATTAATGCGTGGTATTGGCGTCGTTAACGTTGAAAACCATGCCCGTATATGACACAGCTCTACAGTGCCCGGTCTGGGTGCAACGTATGGTCGCGGTGGTGCGACTTCAACAGCTAGAGACTTACAAGACGCTGACTGTATTGTTATTATGGGATCGAACTTTGCTGAGAACCATCCAGTAGCGTTCCGTTTTGTTTTAAGAGCACGTGATAAAGGTGCAAGAGTAATTCATATTGATCCACGTTTTACGCGTACTTCAGCAATGTCGTCTGAGTATGTACCAATGCGTTCAGGAACTGACATCGTGTTCTTAGGAGCTCTTATTAACTATGCGCTCCAAAATGATAAATATTTTAAAGAGTATGTTGTAAACTACACAAATGCCTCTTTCATAGTTAAAGACGAATTTAAAGATACTGAAGATCTAGACGGTATTTTCTCAGGGTTTGATCCAGAGAAGAAATCATATGACAATTCGAGTTGGGCATATGAGCGTGACGAAGTAGTTATGCCAGAAGGTGAACCTGCAAACCTATCAGAGCGTTTAGCTCGTGAAAAGTTAGTAGGAAGACCGAAGCGTGACGAATCACTTCAACATCCAAGAAGTGTCTTCCAAATCATGAAGAAACACTACTCTCGTTACACACCTGAAATGGTAGAAGATATCTGTGGGACTTCTAAAGAAGAATTCCTGATGGTTGCAGAAACAGTTACGGCTAACTCTAATCCAGAACGCACAACTTCATTCTGTTATGCAATGGGTTGGACTCAGCATACGTATGGTGTTCAATGTATCCGTGCTGGAGCAATTCTACAAGGATTACTTGGAAACATGGGACGTCCAGGTGGTGGTATCCTAGCTCTTCGTGGTCATGCGAACGTACAGGGAGCTACTGACTTATCAACATTATGGAACTCTTTACCAGGTTACTTAGATATGCCTGCTAAAGCTAGACCACATGACACGTTAGAGGATTTTTTACGTGCTCAGATGAGACCAACAAGCTTTTGGCAAAACTATCCTAAGTATTTAATCAGCTTATTAAAAGCTTGGTATGGTGATGCAGCTACACCTGCAAACAATTTTGGTTATGATGCGATTCCAAAAACACTTGGAAACCATTCACACTACAAAATGTTTGAGGATGCTTATAACGGGATCATCAAAGGTATGATCATTATGGGACAGAACCCTGCGGTTGGTGGCCAGAATGCTAGTTTCCATCGTAAAGCATTAGCAAATCTTGATTGGTTAGTAGTTAAGGATCCGTTCCTAATTGAAACAGCAACATTCTGGTATGAAGCTCCAGAAGTAAAGAATGGAACTGTTAAAGCTGAAGATATTGGTACAGAAGTATTCTATCTTCCTTCAAGCGTTTTTGCTGAAACAGAAGGAAGTTTCACAAATACTAGTCGTATTATACAGACAAAAGAAAAGGCTGCTGATCCTCCAGGAGACTGCCGTTCTGACCTTTGGTTTACGTATGAACTAGGTAAGAGATTAAAAGAATTATATAAAGATAGCACAGCGAAGCATGATTGGGGTATTAAGAACCTAACTTGGGATTATGAGCCAGATGTAAATCCCCGCTTTAAAATTCAAGAACCTAGTGAACATAAAATCATTAAAGAGATTAATGGTTATGATGTAGCAACTGGTGCACCATTAGGTGGTTTTGGAGCTTTACAAGATGATGGTTCAACAGCATGTGGATGCTGGATTTACACTGGAGTACTTCCTGAAGAGGATGTCAACCGTGGAGCAAATCGTCAAGGAGACGATTATCAAAGTTTAGATTGGGGCTTTGCATGGCCAGCTAACCGTCGTAACCTTTATAACCGTGCTTCAGCAAGACCAGATGGCCAACCTTGGTCTGAGCGTAAGAAATATGTATGGTGGGATGCAGCAGAGAAGAAGTGGACTGGATACGATGTTCCTGACTTCGCTGCAACAAAAGCACCAGATACACCGGCAGTACCTGGCGGAGTTGGTTTAGCATCTCAAAGTGGGAAAGATCCATTCTTAATGAATCCTGATGGTGTCATCCAACTATTTGCACCAACTGGTTTAGTAGATGGACCGCTTCCAACACACTATGAGCCACCAGATACACCTGTTTCAGGAAATAAATTATATCCAAAACACACTCACAGTCCAACAGCTGTTATCTTTGATAAAATTCCGAATAACAAAGTTCATGGTGCTAATAACTCAGACTATCCGTTTGTTATTACAACATACCGTGTAACAGAGCATCACTTAAGTGGAGCGATGACACGTTGGTTACCATGGCTGGCCGAGTTAATGCCTGAGTTATTCTTAGAAATAAGTCCAGAATTAGCTTCAGAACTAGGTGTTCAAAATAAGGACTTTGTAACAGTTGAAACAGCTCGTGGAAAAATTGAAGCGAAAGCACTTGTTACAAAACGCATGCGTCCATTAAAAATTGATGGCAAAGTGGTTCATACGGTTGGTATGCCAATTCACTGGGGTTACTCAGGAGTCTCAACAGGATCTGTACCAAACGATTTAAGTGCTATCGTAGCTGATCCTAACGTTTATATTCACTCTTCTAAAGCATTCACATGTAATGTGAAAAAAGGAAGATTACCAGGAGGGGTAGCATAA
- a CDS encoding 4Fe-4S dicluster domain-containing protein: MSQFESQKGMFIDTTLCHGCKACEVACKQWNEIPANPAPSLTGNSYDNTGGLDGQNWRHVKFIEDISDDRSDSRWLFLSDSCKHCTLAGCMSVCPTNAIIRTEFDTVYIDHDTCIGCKYCITGCPFGVIGIGDLSGTAEKCSLCYDRLQVGQEPACAQSCPTDSIEFGDVEDLMVMARKREEYLQSTGNFKAKVYGDSDILGGLNVFYLLQDTPEKYGLPSNPQMPQKTMLGGYWSSVFSLFAVGLVSLLSFRSYRERKLLEEKTTTSA; the protein is encoded by the coding sequence ATGAGCCAATTTGAAAGTCAAAAAGGTATGTTTATTGATACAACCCTTTGTCACGGTTGTAAGGCTTGTGAAGTAGCATGTAAGCAGTGGAATGAAATCCCAGCAAACCCCGCTCCTTCGTTAACAGGTAATAGTTATGACAATACAGGTGGTCTTGATGGCCAAAACTGGCGTCATGTTAAATTTATTGAGGATATCTCTGATGATCGCTCAGATTCTCGTTGGTTATTCCTTTCTGACTCCTGTAAACACTGTACGTTAGCTGGATGTATGTCAGTATGTCCTACAAATGCAATTATTCGTACGGAGTTTGATACAGTTTACATTGACCACGATACTTGTATCGGCTGTAAATACTGTATTACAGGTTGTCCGTTTGGTGTAATCGGAATTGGCGACCTTAGCGGAACAGCTGAAAAATGTTCACTATGTTATGATCGTCTTCAAGTAGGTCAAGAGCCAGCATGTGCACAATCATGTCCAACTGACTCTATCGAATTCGGTGATGTAGAAGACTTAATGGTAATGGCTAGAAAAAGAGAAGAGTATCTACAATCAACTGGAAACTTTAAAGCAAAAGTTTATGGAGACTCCGACATTTTAGGTGGTTTAAATGTATTCTATTTACTTCAAGATACACCTGAAAAGTACGGACTTCCTAGCAACCCACAAATGCCGCAAAAAACAATGCTTGGTGGTTATTGGAGTAGTGTGTTCAGCTTATTTGCTGTAGGCCTAGTTTCCCTTCTAAGCTTCCGTTCGTATCGTGAACGCAAGTTGTTAGAAGAAAAAACCACGACAAGTGCGTAA
- the nrfD gene encoding NrfD/PsrC family molybdoenzyme membrane anchor subunit — protein MYSYELTQLKSPDFPFIIIFDLFIGGIAAGAFLITALLLAFGGKINKAGLHRAFYVTMALLPVYGLLLILKLDKKERFVNVMWQFRDGNIMLNWESPMSLGAWVLNGLGVFAVFGVLYALKKDNLLQLPWAKKLYDLATWLHEGPIAKAYLSVGAIVAAWFSVYLGVLVTTSQLPAWNATPLIPTLWIISAVITGVSVVILLLLFTNRGSILDESIQRLDNIVKSVIVVNVAMIIVFVIALGQWSETVTRGMFGILLWGGVVVVGLLVPLLLKLKPNLLGVKNSLIFSSVLLLVGGFILRYVVMMGPMSFW, from the coding sequence ATGTATAGTTATGAACTAACACAATTAAAAAGTCCAGATTTTCCTTTTATCATTATTTTCGACCTTTTCATTGGAGGTATCGCAGCAGGGGCATTCTTAATTACTGCCCTTCTGCTAGCCTTCGGTGGCAAAATAAATAAAGCAGGTTTACACCGTGCGTTTTACGTGACGATGGCTTTACTACCAGTATACGGGCTATTACTAATCCTTAAGCTAGATAAAAAAGAACGTTTCGTTAACGTTATGTGGCAATTTAGGGACGGAAATATCATGTTGAACTGGGAGTCGCCAATGTCACTAGGGGCTTGGGTATTAAATGGATTAGGTGTTTTCGCAGTATTCGGTGTTTTATATGCTCTTAAGAAAGACAACTTACTACAGCTTCCATGGGCTAAGAAATTATATGACTTAGCTACTTGGTTACATGAAGGACCAATTGCAAAAGCATACCTTTCTGTAGGTGCAATTGTTGCAGCATGGTTCTCAGTTTATTTAGGAGTTCTTGTAACAACGTCTCAACTTCCAGCTTGGAATGCTACACCATTAATTCCAACGTTATGGATCATTAGTGCAGTAATCACTGGCGTATCTGTTGTTATTTTATTACTTCTATTTACAAATCGTGGATCAATCCTTGATGAGTCAATTCAACGTTTAGATAACATTGTAAAATCAGTGATCGTTGTAAATGTTGCGATGATTATCGTGTTTGTTATCGCTTTAGGACAATGGAGCGAAACAGTAACAAGAGGAATGTTTGGAATTCTATTATGGGGTGGCGTAGTAGTGGTTGGATTATTAGTTCCACTATTGTTAAAACTAAAGCCAAATCTCCTTGGTGTTAAGAATTCTTTAATCTTCTCAAGTGTATTACTTTTAGTAGGTGGATTTATCCTACGTTACGTTGTAATGATGGGGCCAATGTCATTTTGGTAA
- a CDS encoding formate dehydrogenase accessory protein FdhE, whose amino-acid sequence MSSIRGVKNVWSRLIDNNKDFKAVSKIHIDLVERLEKVEPLVASLELSNDDIAAKLAEGIPYLEGQEEKIDLQFAMKHFRELSNWTGLGDSRSIFKKMGKKATDKEVEQLLRAWLTGDSTVIDQFANQYNLQLDVLFVVARYSLLPTLNQYRLEFEKTKVFNEEEWMKDYCPVCGDQHGLAEYRGSERFRHFRCLSCAGDWVFWRIACPHCDNKDHNKLSTLMIKEEKASFQIDTCEECYGYVKGINKLDPSSPMFLLLDDFATFHLDLLAKEKGYHRQGTSTTLQ is encoded by the coding sequence ATGAGTAGTATTAGAGGAGTAAAAAACGTTTGGAGTCGCTTAATTGACAATAACAAAGATTTTAAAGCTGTTTCAAAAATTCATATTGATTTAGTTGAGAGACTAGAAAAAGTTGAGCCGTTAGTTGCAAGCTTAGAATTAAGTAATGATGACATTGCTGCTAAATTAGCAGAAGGGATTCCATACTTAGAAGGCCAAGAAGAGAAAATTGACCTACAGTTTGCGATGAAACATTTTCGTGAGCTATCTAATTGGACGGGACTAGGTGATTCGCGTTCTATCTTTAAGAAAATGGGTAAAAAGGCAACTGATAAAGAGGTAGAACAATTGTTAAGAGCGTGGTTAACTGGCGATAGCACAGTTATTGATCAATTCGCTAATCAATATAATCTACAGTTAGATGTTCTATTTGTGGTAGCTCGCTATAGCTTACTACCAACCCTAAACCAATACCGTTTAGAATTTGAAAAAACAAAAGTGTTCAATGAGGAAGAGTGGATGAAGGACTATTGCCCGGTATGTGGTGATCAACACGGTCTAGCTGAATATCGTGGTAGTGAAAGATTTCGTCACTTTAGATGCTTGTCCTGTGCGGGAGACTGGGTATTCTGGCGAATTGCTTGTCCACACTGTGACAACAAGGATCATAATAAACTAAGTACGTTAATGATTAAAGAAGAAAAGGCTTCATTTCAAATTGATACGTGTGAGGAATGTTATGGGTATGTGAAAGGAATAAACAAGTTAGATCCTTCTAGCCCGATGTTTTTGTTACTCGATGATTTTGCTACATTCCATTTAGATCTTCTAGCAAAAGAAAAAGGATATCACAGACAAGGTACCTCGACAACGCTGCAGTAG
- the mobA gene encoding molybdenum cofactor guanylyltransferase, whose translation MNAGLILLSGGKSSRMGTNKALLPIEGKANIERIVDSLGDEFTDRVLVTNSPDEYALLKEKVKIVTDIYPGLGPLSGIHAGLLASSAEYNVVVACDMPFVSKKLARLLVEKSVGYQAAVPRFNGMRQPLFAVYHKSIVSEIEQFLKGNDFRVNNLWGKVKMLWVEDESLQSIPEVEKAFFNMNYPEEYDQVKKWVSKEL comes from the coding sequence ATGAATGCTGGGTTAATTTTATTATCAGGTGGAAAGTCAAGTAGAATGGGGACAAACAAAGCACTTTTACCTATTGAAGGAAAAGCAAATATCGAGCGTATTGTTGATAGCTTAGGTGATGAGTTTACTGATCGAGTGCTAGTAACAAATAGTCCAGATGAATATGCATTATTAAAAGAAAAAGTTAAAATTGTAACGGATATATATCCAGGCTTGGGACCACTTTCAGGCATACATGCTGGATTATTGGCTTCATCAGCAGAATATAATGTCGTTGTTGCTTGTGATATGCCGTTTGTCTCAAAAAAATTAGCACGACTATTAGTGGAGAAAAGCGTGGGATATCAAGCTGCCGTACCTCGTTTTAACGGTATGAGACAACCATTGTTTGCGGTATATCACAAGTCTATTGTTAGTGAAATTGAGCAGTTCCTTAAGGGGAATGATTTCCGAGTCAATAATTTATGGGGAAAAGTAAAGATGTTATGGGTTGAGGATGAAAGTTTACAGTCAATTCCGGAAGTCGAAAAAGCCTTTTTTAACATGAATTATCCAGAGGAATATGATCAGGTGAAAAAATGGGTGTCAAAAGAACTATAG
- a CDS encoding DUF192 domain-containing protein: MVKLVNGSNGKILAEDLKVADTFLSRLRGLMFTDTLPSNCALHIIPCRSIHSFFMNYAIDVVYLNANMQIVAIDEAVAPGKIGKLHKGTISVVELPAGKVAATETRVGNYLQKIEKGEDLYVKQI; encoded by the coding sequence ATGGTGAAGCTTGTAAATGGTAGCAACGGCAAGATATTAGCGGAAGATCTAAAAGTTGCTGATACATTTTTATCGAGGCTTCGTGGATTAATGTTTACCGACACCTTACCTTCAAATTGTGCCTTGCACATTATACCCTGCCGATCAATTCATAGCTTTTTTATGAACTATGCAATTGATGTAGTGTATCTAAATGCAAATATGCAAATTGTGGCTATCGATGAAGCGGTAGCTCCAGGGAAAATTGGAAAATTGCACAAAGGCACTATCTCAGTTGTAGAGCTGCCAGCCGGAAAAGTTGCAGCTACAGAAACAAGAGTAGGAAACTACTTACAAAAAATCGAAAAGGGAGAGGATTTATATGTTAAACAAATTTAA
- a CDS encoding Flp family type IVb pilin, whose amino-acid sequence MLNKFKQLVVQEEGQGMTEYGLILGLIAVVVIGALSLLGGEVKGIFNDIVLKFNPEAKVD is encoded by the coding sequence ATGTTAAACAAATTTAAACAATTAGTAGTTCAAGAAGAAGGACAAGGTATGACGGAGTATGGGTTGATTTTAGGGTTAATAGCAGTGGTTGTAATTGGTGCGTTATCCTTGTTGGGTGGAGAGGTTAAAGGAATTTTTAATGATATAGTTTTAAAGTTTAATCCTGAAGCTAAAGTAGATTAA
- a CDS encoding A24 family peptidase yields MLWINLLLLVLLLICLITDLKSRKIYNKVLFPTLAFAFVANITISGWSGLGSVLVGFLVGLAILLIPFLLGGMGAGDVKLLAVIGALKGSEFVFTTALYMALVGGVIALIIILMKKGRAKGLLYYLAARKHGIELPYEKSALAAKYPYGVAIVAGALFALFIQETNPF; encoded by the coding sequence ATGTTATGGATTAATCTATTATTACTAGTTTTACTTCTTATATGCTTAATCACAGATTTGAAAAGTAGAAAGATTTATAACAAGGTTTTGTTTCCGACTCTAGCTTTTGCCTTTGTTGCCAACATAACCATTAGTGGTTGGTCAGGACTTGGATCTGTCTTAGTAGGTTTTCTAGTTGGTTTAGCAATTCTACTTATCCCTTTTTTATTAGGTGGAATGGGAGCCGGAGATGTAAAGCTTTTAGCAGTGATAGGCGCTTTAAAAGGTTCTGAATTTGTATTTACGACAGCGCTTTATATGGCATTAGTCGGAGGGGTTATTGCTTTAATTATTATCTTGATGAAAAAAGGAAGAGCTAAAGGACTATTGTATTATCTTGCTGCAAGAAAACATGGAATTGAACTTCCCTATGAAAAAAGTGCCCTGGCTGCAAAATATCCTTATGGTGTTGCGATTGTTGCAGGTGCTTTATTTGCCTTATTTATTCAGGAAACAAATCCATTCTAG
- a CDS encoding TadE/TadG family type IV pilus assembly protein, with the protein MKSEDGQALVEFALVFMLLMLLLCGIVDFGRAFHAYLALDHAGREAARIASIGENDVKVRDAAKAAVRHLSINDTNISIIPAANIRKQGDFATVTLTYDLEFITPLIGRLFTDNLLSIESRTVMRVE; encoded by the coding sequence GTGAAATCTGAAGATGGACAAGCTTTAGTAGAATTTGCACTTGTTTTTATGTTACTAATGTTGCTTCTCTGTGGAATTGTTGACTTTGGACGTGCGTTTCATGCCTATCTTGCTCTTGATCATGCAGGGCGAGAAGCAGCCAGAATCGCTAGTATTGGAGAAAATGATGTGAAGGTTAGAGACGCAGCTAAGGCGGCGGTTCGACACCTGTCCATTAATGATACAAATATTAGCATAATTCCTGCCGCTAATATTCGTAAGCAAGGAGATTTTGCAACTGTGACACTTACCTATGACCTTGAATTTATTACACCGTTAATTGGTCGATTATTTACAGATAATCTTCTTAGTATTGAAAGTCGAACTGTCATGAGAGTGGAGTGA
- a CDS encoding TadE/TadG family type IV pilus assembly protein — MRSWLKITCRKLYRDQQGGVLVLVALMMVVLLGVTALVVDLGRVYAEQSSLQKALDASVLAGAQGLIKKETQTQTQAEAQAISYAKDISKKNSYILNDSDIKVTSSYIKVSKEVSVPMTFAKVIGFNEITFSKEATALIGPLGSSIGVTPIAVEKKNIPDGKELKCSNTGNQRGNCGYLDIVGSGATTLADGIRNGVKIYVKDEVKFEFDTETGQKWGPVKSAFEHLIDLDKNKLHCQSKSTADKNCKRVITVAVVDTFDYVHGKDTIEVVGFAAYWLSSINNGQKSVRGEFINMIGLGEISENGQNYGTYVVKLTD; from the coding sequence ATGAGAAGCTGGTTGAAAATAACTTGTCGAAAGCTTTATCGAGACCAACAAGGTGGTGTACTTGTTCTTGTCGCACTGATGATGGTTGTTTTACTAGGGGTTACAGCACTAGTAGTGGATCTTGGTAGAGTTTATGCTGAACAGAGTTCATTACAAAAAGCGCTAGATGCATCAGTTTTAGCTGGTGCACAAGGCCTAATCAAGAAAGAGACGCAAACACAAACGCAAGCGGAAGCACAGGCGATTTCCTATGCAAAGGATATCTCGAAAAAAAATTCTTACATCCTTAATGATAGTGATATAAAAGTAACTAGTAGCTATATTAAAGTATCTAAGGAAGTTTCGGTGCCAATGACTTTCGCAAAAGTGATTGGTTTTAATGAAATTACTTTTTCAAAAGAAGCAACAGCTTTAATAGGACCATTAGGTTCTTCCATAGGTGTTACACCAATCGCGGTGGAGAAAAAAAACATCCCGGATGGTAAGGAATTAAAATGTTCTAATACAGGTAATCAAAGAGGAAATTGTGGATATTTGGATATCGTTGGGAGCGGAGCAACTACCCTAGCTGATGGGATCAGAAACGGAGTTAAAATTTACGTAAAGGATGAAGTTAAATTTGAATTTGATACCGAAACAGGACAAAAATGGGGTCCTGTTAAATCTGCATTCGAACACCTAATTGATCTGGATAAAAATAAACTGCACTGCCAAAGTAAAAGTACAGCCGATAAAAATTGTAAAAGAGTGATTACAGTTGCTGTTGTTGATACTTTTGATTATGTCCACGGAAAAGACACGATTGAGGTAGTTGGTTTTGCTGCTTATTGGCTTTCTTCAATTAATAACGGGCAAAAAAGTGTTAGAGGTGAATTTATCAATATGATAGGTTTAGGTGAAATATCAGAGAATGGTCAAAACTATGGTACGTACGTTGTAAAATTAACGGATTAA
- the cpaB gene encoding Flp pilus assembly protein CpaB, which yields MSSKSIFLLAIIMGGITTLLFNNYLKNSTAPTAAIVTENTVEIIVAAEPLKKNERITAEKLEFKTIPESALHPQTLMTKEELEGLFVTADMQTGEAFFSHRVQSEEDEKLFISRKVKPGYRAVSVSVNYVESVSTLTEPEDLVDIIFTETIEKEDKEEIVTKLLFEKVRVLAVGRKMVEPTSPESYSEYSTVTLELTPADAIKIVNVSERGSIHLMLNSRIDEPSDNSSK from the coding sequence GTGAGTTCTAAGTCAATTTTTCTTCTCGCAATTATTATGGGTGGAATTACTACCCTTTTATTTAATAACTACCTTAAAAATTCAACAGCTCCTACTGCAGCAATCGTTACCGAAAATACGGTCGAGATTATCGTAGCAGCAGAGCCATTAAAGAAAAATGAACGAATAACAGCAGAGAAATTGGAATTTAAAACGATTCCTGAGAGTGCCCTTCATCCACAAACTCTTATGACTAAAGAGGAGTTAGAAGGACTTTTCGTAACTGCAGATATGCAAACAGGTGAGGCCTTTTTTAGTCACCGTGTTCAAAGTGAGGAAGATGAAAAGCTATTCATATCACGGAAAGTAAAACCAGGCTATCGTGCGGTATCGGTTTCTGTTAATTATGTAGAATCGGTCTCAACTTTAACGGAGCCAGAGGACCTAGTAGATATTATTTTTACAGAAACGATTGAAAAAGAAGATAAAGAAGAAATAGTAACGAAATTGCTTTTTGAAAAGGTTCGTGTGTTAGCTGTAGGTAGAAAGATGGTAGAACCAACTTCACCGGAAAGTTACTCCGAATATAGTACCGTAACGCTAGAATTAACGCCTGCTGATGCTATAAAAATAGTTAATGTTTCAGAACGAGGAAGTATTCATCTCATGCTAAATAGTCGAATTGATGAACCTTCTGATAATAGTAGTAAGTAA
- a CDS encoding AAA family ATPase: protein MSEKTLQEQGELIAVCSGKGGVGRTLLTVNLAIALKKKNLKVSILDGDFQFGDVNMAMDLQSASTIYELLKNETRIDELALNELLVTHQSGVKVLPAPDRPEFADLVTPEVVDQVVDIMVSQNDYVVVDTEVGFQEKSLAIIEKATQVLLVTNLEIATLKNTKLMLETFTTLGLREKVKIIVNQSTKKGFVKLEDLPSILDTDLLYYLPDNDSVATKSLNQGIPFGVSRGKTDLAKALYKLAHQLIEKKDVASLKHNSKPIFAKLFTKQKHMKRSGRM, encoded by the coding sequence ATGTCTGAAAAAACTTTACAAGAACAAGGAGAGTTAATTGCAGTTTGTAGTGGTAAAGGTGGAGTTGGACGGACGTTGTTAACGGTAAACCTAGCCATAGCACTTAAGAAAAAAAATCTAAAAGTAAGCATCTTAGATGGAGATTTTCAATTTGGTGATGTAAACATGGCAATGGACCTTCAGTCAGCTTCAACCATCTATGAGCTTTTAAAAAACGAAACTAGAATTGATGAATTAGCACTAAATGAATTGTTAGTTACTCATCAAAGTGGAGTTAAGGTACTCCCAGCTCCTGACAGACCTGAATTTGCTGATTTAGTTACTCCTGAGGTTGTTGACCAAGTGGTTGACATTATGGTTAGTCAGAATGACTACGTGGTTGTAGATACAGAAGTAGGATTTCAAGAGAAAAGCTTAGCGATTATAGAGAAGGCAACACAGGTTTTACTAGTAACAAATTTAGAAATTGCTACATTAAAAAATACTAAGTTAATGTTAGAAACTTTTACCACTTTAGGCTTAAGGGAAAAGGTGAAAATTATTGTAAATCAGTCGACAAAAAAAGGATTCGTTAAATTAGAAGATTTACCGTCAATCCTTGATACAGATTTACTATATTATTTACCGGATAATGATAGTGTTGCTACAAAGTCTCTTAATCAAGGGATTCCTTTTGGCGTTAGTCGTGGTAAAACCGATTTGGCAAAGGCACTTTACAAATTAGCACATCAGCTCATTGAGAAAAAAGATGTGGCCAGTTTAAAACATAACTCTAAACCTATCTTTGCAAAATTATTTACGAAACAGAAGCACATGAAAAGGAGTGGGAGAATGTGA